ATTGATCATGGCATTCCCCCGAACAAGACCATGGCCGCACCCCTCCCGCAGCCAAGCGCAAAACTGCCGCCGGAGCAATGACGTCCTTTAATACGCGGGCGCCCCGACCAAGTTTTCAATGCCAACATCCTATATCCGCCTCACCAATCGCTTAACCACCTTTGCTTGACAGGATCGCGGCCAAGCCATATTCCCGGGCCACTCTTAGCACTCGGAAAGCCCGATTGCTAAGCGCTCCGTTCGATCCTCGGGAAGAGGAGGAACGGCAGCGCCGCCCCACCGACTTCACTACTTCCGAAGCGAGCCTCCAAAGGGAAACGTCATGGCTAAATCCAAATTTCGTCCGCTGCATGACCGTGTCGTGGTCAAACGTATCGACGCCGAGGAAAAGACCAAGGGCGGCATCATCATCCCGGACACCGCCAAGGAAAAGCCGTCCCAGGGCGAGGTGGTCGCCGTCGGCCCCGGCGGCCGCGACGAGACCGGCAAGCTGATTCCGATCGACCTCAAGGCGGGTGACCGCGTGCTGTTCGGCAAGTGGTCGGGCACCGAGGTCAAGATCGACAACGAAGAGCTCCTGATCATGAAGGAGTCGGACATCATGGGCGTGCTGGCCTAAGGCCATCCGCCTGAACGGCCGCTGAATACTCCATCGTCATGCCCGGGCCTGACCCGGGCATCCATCATTCTTCGTACGAGGATGGATTGCCGGGTCAAGCCCGGCAATGACGAAGAGAGCGCCGCACCGCACGAAACAAGACACATCACGCAACACGAGGGATTGCAGACCATGGCTGCCAAGGACGTCAAGTTTTCCGGAGACGCGCGCGACCGCATGCTGCGCGGCGTCGATATTCTCGCCAACGCCGTCAAGGTGACGCTCGGCCCGAAGGGCCGCAACGTCGTCATCGAGAAGAGCTTCGGCGCGCCGCGCATCACCAAGGACGGCGTCACCGTCGCCAAGGAGATCGAGCTCGAGGACAAGTTCGAGAACATGGGCGCCCAGATGGTGCGTGAGGTCGCCTCCAAGACCAACGACCTCGCCGGCGACGGCACCACCACCGCGACCGTGCTGGCTCAGGCCATCGTGCGCGAAGGCGCCAAGGCGGTTGCCGCCGGCATGAACCCGATGGACCTCAAGCGCGGCATCGACAGCGCCGTCCAGGCCGTGGTCAAGGACATCGAGAAGCGCGCCAAGCCCGTCGCCGCCTCCTCCGAGGTCGCCCAGGTCGGCACCATCTCGGCCAATGGCGATGCCGCCATCGGCAAGATGATCGCCCAGGCGATGCAGAAGGTCGGCAACGAGGGTGTCATCACCGTCGAGGAGAACAAGTCGCTCGACACCGAGGTGGACATCGTCGAGGGCATGAAGTTCGACCGC
The genomic region above belongs to Bradyrhizobium arachidis and contains:
- a CDS encoding co-chaperone GroES, producing MAKSKFRPLHDRVVVKRIDAEEKTKGGIIIPDTAKEKPSQGEVVAVGPGGRDETGKLIPIDLKAGDRVLFGKWSGTEVKIDNEELLIMKESDIMGVLA